The following are encoded together in the Ignavibacteria bacterium genome:
- a CDS encoding BNR-repeat neuraminidase N-terminal domain-containing protein: MKKLSSLLIVFAFLFSINYAFSQDEQFRQEVTPKDEVRTPRPLNSFQQDIKTPLANPFDYGKPLDNINPVKSPDAEIFYEGFESGNVQDVAITGWTQESIAGTASWLANTSLVNYNRTPRTGSWNAYLKYSNTDWMFRSVDLTGGQEYTLSFYARQDVTGGTNVLASYGTEATSAGMTNSIISSTAVINGDYQLFSGVFTPAVTGTYYIGIRADLTSTPWYISIDDISLISNTGMIFVSSTTEQATTSPVIQGSTNNEVVRLKVVTDGPLNPLDVTSVTFNTTGTTSTSDLTNARVYYTTSTEFSTATQFGIAVPNPNGSFSVNGTQTLSSGVNYFWLAYDISGTATPYNVVDAQCTQFVTSEAKALIRIPDIIDPPGSRTVRAPLSGTYTIDQGGSGITNYTTFTAAIDDLNLLGISGPVTFNVAAGQTWDKTVPASPYNYAYIIFTTGTETNPIIFQKSGEGANPKLNILGTSATSDMGVWIYGDYTTFNGIDIFDAGTSSSDYLDRGIYIQGPTDDGCKYNTIKNSTIDLSKANINSRGVYTYANAPTSVANANNFNKFYNNTIQDTYYGYYFSGNSTYLDDGNEVGIDGGTSLIDNIGGSSSTVYGVYAPYETNFKLFNTTISNVTASTTIYCFYDGLGTASSHQIYNNTFTNVTGTSTSSSVYGIYNTSDGTCDIYNNVFKTFTAAYTVAPIYITTITTTNIYNNKIYDITYSGTSSYYAYGLYIGGGTNHYIYNNFIYDIKAPASTGSPGVRGLSLTGGTNAYVYYNTVYLDYISSGATNQSAALYVGTSPTLDLRNNIFVNNADVTTGTRAVAFYKTTTSLTNFATTSNNNLYYAGTPGAKNLIFYDGTNPEQTLAGYKSRMSTRDQNAASENPPFVSAVSPYDLKLKTDVATQVESGGQRVTTPIAVTTDFENNIRWGEPTYAGTGTAPDIGADEFDGIPQDLTPPNIVYTAFGNTSSLTDRTLTSTITDASGVPTSGIGLPVLYWKINSGTYSSAQGISIGSDQYTFTLGSGVVVSDTVSYYVVAQDNVPNVGAYPAGGAAGFTANPPAASTPPTTPSSYLIVAAPLSGDYQISAGTFNKLTGKNIYFEKVVTKVMKEIPVYEEGTKENGGETKMTGTKLTEVEEISWIPMENGKEYKGELYVKKSERPDLFKDSRLSGVYTTLTAAVTDLNLRGVSAATNFLLMDAGPYTTGETFPITINAFDGGSATNTLTIKPNTGVTTSIVGSGTSIIKLNGADYVTIDGSNAGGTDRSLTIENTNTSSSTATLWLGSAGVGAGATYNTIKNCVLKNGINTVSTNYGIYVGGATIGASGSDNDYNTISNNYIYKAYHGINITGVSGSVSDNISITGNTIGAPVGTTTDYIGYYGIYMTHTDNTLISQNTIRNFIGSIYSKAGIYITTGVTNSNITRNSISGIKYEGTGGWGTAGIRMNIGATNLGITISNNFIYDITADGYSSPTSTYNPIGIMIEGTSSNAGINLYYNSINMYGTTLTGGGSSCLSLQSGITGGVNAVNNVFSNTLGMTSGTPSANGVVVAAPSPTVPFTTINYNDYYINSNTTNNIGYIRGAAVTTLADWKSGTTGTGQDANSVSGDPRFTSNTDLHIPPTELSPVNNAGTPIAGITTDFDGDARDVTTPDIGADEYTYTPPSIENPTDFAATPFSGSQINLGWTPNSSANPVMIAVNTTDAFGEPVNGQEYNIDDPLGTATIIYKGPDGSYSHSGLNSSTTYYYKAFSYNEPFDPSELLYSPGVTANATTLCGVTTAPFVQDFELATFPPNCWAIDGLSSTWARSTSASGYGVGTASTFVNFYGISSGSREMTTFEFNRGALTTPLLKFDHAYATYSGENDQLRIDYSTNAGTDWTQLVLYDGGTSGPLNTGGAVNSGAFVPTAGQWATKSVIIPEGANKLRFVGISGYGNNLYLDNIRVEEAPTVPIFSISPESMAYGDVTIGGGSVDQTFTITNTGGGTLTINSSDFSLTGTDPTQFQILGASTLNLTNGQSGTVRVQFIPNTSIGDKTANLHIVDNIVKSVHDIPLTGTSAVNPAQSLLGGITAEYKPSLSWQAPQPGSEIKIDDGTVEGNYWLSSPSSTNHYFTNKLTAPHAGNLTQIAITAYAGSAGNMFNSVVVCPDDGTGKPNLAAPYATFSNVGVGTSSAWVFCTLTTPIAVTAGQTFYIAVQWPEGSTTGPYVGTDMTVLHSRSFYSVDAGANWTDAPGNFFMRAYMNTSGDNLISGNPSPDMKLIPIKTLTDVKKDSEVKNTNKKEIQHSVPAALIYGRNGEKVLSSYTLRRGTETGVYTQDFTGINALTYDDISAVLGTRYYYVVDAVYTEGTSEHSNEVSVLPQNPNYGTFSNGLGGFYKYSNSTANGSPESKPSYEWLPTTDFTPITFVDNDDGNTEVLFGGSKKFKFFGTDYTSVFVGVNGYLTFGAGATNWTPAGALPQVGDPPNMIAFAFRDMYNRTTYTPASSVSYKIFADKIVISYNNLYDRTGADGTNYISVQIALYISDAPTLNSLCIINYNDEMSYAPLATNTVVTLASLGVNGPGGTVGFNYRYLGIGGPMFDGVALSPNGANAMALAFGDQDIPLPVSLASFTSSVNGRDVRLSWKTESETNNAGFEIERSEADMNQWVKAGYVSGKGTISTPTTYTFEDKKLTSGKFNYRLKQIDNNGNFEYHALSNVVEIGLPTKFELSQNYPNPFNPVTKIDFSLPLDAKVSIKLYDITGREIKTLVNDQRTAGYYTVQFNGSDISSGTYFYRIMTKSSGADYIMTKKMVLVK; this comes from the coding sequence ATGAAAAAATTATCCTCTCTCTTGATAGTTTTTGCTTTTTTATTCAGCATTAACTATGCTTTTTCGCAAGATGAACAATTCAGGCAGGAAGTTACTCCTAAAGATGAAGTGAGAACTCCACGGCCTTTAAATTCATTTCAACAAGACATAAAGACCCCATTGGCTAATCCGTTTGATTATGGAAAACCCTTGGATAATATTAATCCGGTTAAGAGTCCGGATGCAGAAATATTTTACGAAGGATTCGAATCAGGGAATGTACAAGATGTTGCAATAACCGGTTGGACACAAGAGTCTATTGCGGGTACTGCTTCTTGGTTAGCTAACACATCACTCGTCAATTATAACAGAACACCAAGAACGGGTTCCTGGAACGCATATTTAAAATACAGCAACACAGACTGGATGTTTAGAAGCGTTGATTTAACAGGAGGACAAGAGTACACACTATCATTTTATGCAAGGCAGGATGTAACAGGCGGGACGAATGTTTTAGCAAGTTATGGAACCGAGGCAACAAGTGCCGGAATGACAAATAGTATAATTTCTTCGACAGCAGTCATAAACGGAGATTATCAGTTGTTCTCAGGTGTTTTTACACCCGCCGTAACAGGTACTTATTACATTGGTATCAGAGCGGATCTTACTTCCACACCATGGTATATATCTATTGATGATATATCTCTTATTTCAAATACAGGAATGATTTTCGTATCATCAACAACGGAGCAAGCAACTACATCACCGGTAATACAGGGTTCAACAAATAATGAAGTTGTCAGATTGAAAGTAGTTACCGATGGACCTTTAAATCCATTAGACGTTACTTCAGTTACATTTAATACAACAGGAACAACATCCACAAGTGATTTAACAAATGCGAGAGTATATTATACTACTTCAACAGAATTTTCTACAGCCACACAATTTGGAATTGCAGTTCCAAATCCTAATGGCTCTTTTTCAGTAAATGGTACCCAGACTTTATCAAGTGGGGTTAACTATTTCTGGCTCGCATATGATATATCGGGAACAGCCACACCTTATAACGTTGTTGACGCACAATGCACACAGTTTGTTACTTCTGAAGCAAAAGCACTGATCAGAATACCAGACATTATAGATCCCCCGGGCTCCAGAACGGTAAGAGCTCCTCTCTCCGGTACATATACAATCGACCAGGGCGGCAGCGGAATTACAAACTATACTACTTTTACAGCAGCAATCGATGATCTTAATTTACTCGGCATCTCAGGTCCCGTTACTTTCAACGTAGCGGCAGGACAAACATGGGATAAAACTGTACCCGCAAGTCCATATAATTATGCTTACATTATATTCACAACCGGAACAGAAACAAATCCGATAATATTTCAAAAATCGGGTGAAGGTGCAAATCCTAAACTAAATATTCTGGGTACTTCTGCAACAAGTGATATGGGCGTTTGGATTTACGGCGATTACACAACATTTAACGGTATAGACATTTTTGACGCAGGAACATCTTCATCAGATTACCTTGATCGGGGTATTTATATACAGGGACCAACTGATGACGGCTGTAAATATAACACCATTAAAAATTCTACAATTGACCTTTCAAAAGCAAATATAAATTCACGGGGTGTATATACGTATGCCAATGCTCCTACATCAGTAGCAAATGCGAATAACTTTAATAAATTCTACAATAATACAATACAGGATACATATTACGGTTATTACTTCTCAGGTAATTCAACCTATCTTGATGATGGGAATGAAGTTGGAATAGACGGCGGTACGAGCTTAATCGATAATATTGGAGGTTCAAGTTCAACTGTTTATGGAGTTTATGCACCATACGAAACAAACTTCAAACTGTTTAACACAACAATAAGCAATGTTACGGCCTCTACTACGATATATTGTTTCTATGATGGACTAGGAACGGCATCATCTCATCAGATATATAATAATACATTTACAAACGTTACAGGTACAAGCACTTCTTCAAGTGTTTATGGTATTTACAATACCAGTGATGGTACTTGTGATATATATAATAATGTTTTCAAAACTTTCACGGCAGCGTACACTGTTGCCCCAATATATATCACTACTATTACAACAACAAATATCTATAATAATAAAATATACGATATTACATATAGCGGAACATCATCTTATTATGCTTACGGCTTGTACATAGGCGGCGGTACGAATCATTATATATACAATAATTTTATATATGATATTAAAGCTCCAGCATCAACAGGTTCTCCCGGGGTTCGCGGCTTAAGTCTGACGGGAGGTACGAATGCTTACGTTTATTACAACACAGTTTATCTTGATTATATTTCATCCGGAGCCACTAACCAGAGTGCGGCTCTTTATGTAGGTACATCACCCACATTGGACCTCAGAAATAATATTTTTGTGAACAATGCAGATGTTACAACGGGAACCAGAGCAGTTGCATTCTATAAAACAACTACTTCATTAACAAACTTTGCAACGACTTCAAATAATAACCTCTATTATGCGGGCACACCCGGCGCGAAGAATCTTATATTCTATGACGGAACAAATCCCGAACAGACACTCGCGGGTTATAAATCAAGGATGTCAACACGCGACCAGAATGCGGCATCCGAAAATCCGCCTTTTGTGAGTGCAGTTTCACCTTATGACTTAAAACTTAAAACTGACGTCGCAACACAGGTTGAAAGCGGCGGACAGAGAGTAACAACTCCAATCGCTGTTACTACTGACTTTGAAAACAATATTAGATGGGGAGAACCAACTTATGCCGGAACAGGTACAGCACCCGATATCGGTGCGGATGAATTCGACGGTATTCCTCAGGACTTAACACCTCCTAATATTGTTTATACTGCGTTTGGCAATACAAGCAGTTTAACCGATAGAACACTGACATCAACAATAACGGATGCCTCAGGCGTTCCTACTTCAGGTATCGGTCTTCCGGTTCTTTACTGGAAAATAAACTCCGGTACATATTCAAGTGCTCAAGGGATCTCAATCGGCAGTGATCAATATACATTTACATTGGGTTCGGGAGTAGTTGTTAGCGATACTGTAAGTTATTATGTTGTTGCTCAGGATAATGTACCTAATGTCGGTGCTTATCCAGCTGGCGGAGCAGCAGGATTTACTGCTAATCCACCTGCAGCCTCTACACCGCCGACTACACCAAGCTCATACTTAATAGTTGCAGCTCCTCTCTCGGGGGATTATCAAATCAGCGCCGGAACGTTCAATAAATTAACAGGAAAGAATATTTACTTTGAAAAAGTTGTAACAAAGGTAATGAAGGAAATTCCTGTTTATGAGGAAGGAACAAAAGAAAACGGCGGCGAAACAAAGATGACAGGTACAAAATTGACAGAGGTTGAAGAAATTTCGTGGATTCCTATGGAAAACGGTAAGGAATATAAAGGTGAATTATACGTAAAGAAATCTGAACGTCCTGATTTGTTTAAAGATTCGCGGCTAAGCGGAGTTTATACAACTTTAACAGCGGCTGTTACCGACCTCAATTTAAGAGGGGTAAGCGCGGCTACTAATTTCTTGCTTATGGACGCAGGTCCGTATACAACAGGTGAGACATTCCCTATTACTATTAATGCTTTCGATGGCGGAAGTGCCACAAATACATTAACTATAAAACCGAATACAGGAGTCACTACAAGTATTGTGGGCAGCGGTACATCTATTATTAAATTAAACGGTGCTGACTACGTGACTATAGACGGTTCGAATGCAGGCGGTACAGATAGGAGTCTGACTATCGAAAACACAAATACCTCATCTTCAACTGCCACTTTATGGTTAGGAAGTGCAGGTGTGGGTGCAGGTGCTACCTATAACACAATTAAGAATTGTGTTCTTAAAAACGGAATAAATACAGTATCGACGAATTACGGAATATATGTTGGTGGTGCAACAATAGGAGCCAGCGGCAGTGATAACGATTACAATACAATTAGTAATAATTATATTTATAAAGCTTACCATGGAATTAACATTACAGGTGTTTCAGGTTCCGTCTCTGATAATATATCTATAACAGGAAATACTATTGGAGCCCCAGTCGGTACAACTACAGATTATATAGGTTATTATGGGATTTATATGACCCATACTGATAATACTTTGATTTCTCAGAATACGATCAGGAACTTTATAGGTTCTATATACAGTAAAGCGGGTATATACATAACAACCGGTGTAACGAATAGCAACATAACAAGAAATTCAATATCCGGAATTAAATATGAAGGAACTGGTGGTTGGGGAACAGCAGGTATAAGAATGAATATCGGTGCAACGAATTTGGGAATTACAATTTCCAATAATTTCATTTATGATATAACTGCGGACGGCTATTCCAGTCCTACAAGTACTTATAACCCTATTGGAATAATGATAGAAGGTACCAGCAGTAATGCAGGTATCAATCTCTATTACAATAGTATTAACATGTACGGTACTACTTTAACAGGGGGTGGTTCTTCCTGTTTAAGTTTGCAAAGCGGAATTACAGGCGGTGTAAATGCAGTGAATAATGTTTTCTCTAATACATTAGGAATGACATCCGGTACCCCATCCGCGAACGGTGTTGTTGTGGCTGCACCATCACCAACCGTGCCATTTACAACAATTAATTATAACGATTATTACATTAATTCAAATACAACCAATAATATTGGTTATATTAGGGGAGCAGCCGTAACTACATTAGCAGATTGGAAAAGCGGAACCACAGGAACAGGTCAGGACGCAAATTCAGTATCAGGCGACCCAAGATTCACGAGCAACACAGATTTACACATCCCACCAACAGAGTTATCGCCTGTCAACAATGCAGGAACTCCTATTGCGGGTATTACTACAGACTTTGACGGGGATGCAAGAGACGTTACCACTCCTGATATAGGAGCGGACGAATACACATATACACCTCCTTCAATTGAGAACCCGACTGATTTCGCAGCCACTCCATTCAGCGGCTCACAGATTAATTTAGGCTGGACACCTAATAGCAGTGCAAATCCTGTGATGATAGCGGTTAATACTACAGATGCATTCGGAGAACCCGTGAACGGTCAAGAATACAACATTGATGATCCTCTTGGAACTGCAACGATTATTTATAAAGGTCCTGATGGTTCTTATTCACATTCAGGATTAAACTCATCTACAACTTATTATTATAAGGCATTCTCTTACAACGAACCGTTCGACCCGTCGGAGCTTCTGTATTCTCCCGGAGTAACCGCAAATGCAACAACTCTTTGCGGTGTAACAACGGCTCCGTTTGTACAAGACTTTGAACTTGCTACATTCCCGCCAAATTGCTGGGCAATTGACGGACTATCGAGCACTTGGGCAAGGTCAACATCTGCCAGCGGATATGGAGTAGGAACAGCTTCAACGTTTGTTAATTTTTATGGTATCTCTTCCGGCAGCCGTGAAATGACAACATTTGAATTTAATAGAGGTGCACTTACTACTCCTTTACTTAAGTTCGACCACGCTTATGCTACATATTCCGGAGAAAATGACCAGTTAAGGATTGATTATTCTACTAACGCAGGAACCGACTGGACTCAATTGGTATTGTATGATGGAGGAACTTCCGGACCTCTTAATACCGGTGGTGCTGTTAATTCGGGTGCTTTCGTACCAACTGCCGGACAATGGGCAACAAAGAGTGTCATTATTCCCGAAGGAGCGAATAAACTTAGATTTGTCGGAATTAGTGGATACGGAAATAATCTGTATTTAGATAATATAAGAGTAGAAGAAGCGCCGACTGTGCCAATATTCTCAATCTCACCAGAATCGATGGCATATGGAGATGTTACAATCGGCGGAGGTTCGGTTGACCAGACGTTTACGATTACTAATACAGGCGGAGGTACACTGACTATTAACAGCTCTGATTTTTCATTGACAGGAACGGATCCGACACAGTTCCAGATATTAGGAGCTTCTACATTGAATCTTACCAACGGTCAATCAGGAACGGTAAGAGTTCAGTTTATACCGAATACTTCAATCGGAGATAAAACAGCTAACTTACATATCGTTGATAATATTGTTAAATCTGTTCATGATATTCCATTAACAGGAACAAGTGCGGTTAATCCTGCACAGTCATTATTGGGCGGAATAACAGCAGAATACAAACCTTCATTAAGCTGGCAGGCACCGCAGCCGGGCAGTGAAATAAAAATTGATGACGGTACTGTTGAGGGAAATTACTGGCTCAGCAGTCCATCCAGTACAAATCATTATTTTACGAATAAACTTACAGCGCCTCACGCGGGTAATTTAACACAAATTGCCATAACGGCTTATGCAGGTTCCGCAGGCAATATGTTTAATTCGGTAGTGGTCTGTCCTGATGACGGAACGGGTAAACCAAATTTAGCAGCACCTTACGCAACATTCAGCAATGTGGGGGTAGGTACATCGTCAGCATGGGTATTTTGTACCTTAACGACTCCGATTGCTGTTACAGCAGGCCAGACATTTTATATTGCAGTACAGTGGCCTGAGGGCAGTACTACGGGACCTTATGTTGGAACTGATATGACAGTATTGCACAGCAGGAGTTTTTACTCAGTTGATGCAGGTGCAAACTGGACGGACGCTCCTGGTAACTTCTTCATGCGTGCATATATGAATACATCGGGTGATAACTTAATTTCCGGTAATCCATCTCCCGATATGAAGCTGATACCGATTAAAACCCTGACAGACGTCAAAAAGGATTCAGAAGTAAAAAATACGAATAAAAAGGAAATTCAGCACAGTGTACCGGCGGCTTTAATCTACGGTAGAAACGGTGAGAAAGTTCTTTCAAGCTATACATTAAGACGCGGTACTGAGACGGGTGTTTACACACAAGACTTTACGGGAATAAATGCATTAACCTACGACGACATTAGTGCAGTACTCGGAACGAGGTATTATTACGTTGTCGATGCTGTTTATACAGAAGGTACTTCAGAACATTCCAATGAAGTAAGCGTTCTTCCGCAAAATCCGAATTACGGAACCTTCAGTAACGGATTGGGCGGTTTCTATAAATACTCGAACAGTACAGCAAACGGAAGCCCGGAAAGTAAGCCGAGCTATGAATGGCTCCCGACTACTGACTTTACACCTATAACATTCGTAGACAATGATGACGGAAACACAGAGGTACTATTCGGCGGTTCAAAGAAATTTAAGTTCTTTGGTACTGATTATACTTCTGTTTTCGTTGGTGTCAATGGTTATCTGACTTTTGGTGCGGGCGCGACAAATTGGACGCCTGCCGGAGCTTTACCGCAAGTCGGTGACCCTCCGAATATGATAGCATTTGCTTTCAGAGATATGTACAACAGGACAACATATACACCGGCATCAAGCGTTAGTTATAAAATCTTTGCTGACAAAATAGTTATCAGTTACAATAATCTTTATGACAGGACAGGCGCAGACGGTACAAATTATATTTCTGTACAAATTGCTCTTTACATTTCGGATGCACCGACATTGAATTCATTGTGTATAATTAATTATAATGATGAAATGTCTTATGCTCCGCTTGCAACGAATACAGTCGTTACACTCGCTTCTCTCGGTGTTAACGGACCCGGAGGTACTGTCGGATTCAATTATCGTTACTTAGGTATTGGCGGTCCGATGTTTGACGGTGTTGCTTTAAGCCCGAACGGTGCGAATGCTATGGCACTTGCATTTGGAGATCAGGATATTCCATTACCTGTATCACTTGCTTCATTCACGTCTTCAGTTAACGGCAGAGATGTAAGACTTTCATGGAAAACCGAAAGCGAAACAAACAATGCCGGATTTGAAATCGAAAGAAGCGAAGCCGACATGAACCAGTGGGTTAAAGCAGGATATGTATCCGGTAAGGGTACAATCTCAACGCCTACAACCTACACATTTGAAGATAAAAAGCTAACTAGCGGAAAGTTCAACTACAGGCTGAAACAGATAGATAACAACGGCAATTTCGAATACCACGCTCTTTCAAATGTAGTGGAAATTGGATTACCGACGAAGTTTGAACTAAGCCAGAACTATCCGAATCCGTTTAACCCTGTAACGAAGATTGATTTCTCGCTGCCGCTTGACGCTAAAGTGAGCATCAAACTTTATGATATTACAGGAAGAGAAATTAAGACGCTTGTGAATGACCAGAGAACTGCAGGTTATTACACTGTCCAGTTTAATGGCTCGGATATTTCCAGCGGCACTTACTTCTACAGAATAATGACAAAATCTTCGGGTGCAGATTATATCATGACGAAGAAGATGGTACTTGTCAAGTAA
- the panC gene encoding pantoate--beta-alanine ligase encodes MKVIRQIKPMQEIADYYRRTGKTIGFVPTMGFLHEGHVSLMLAARDECDIVAVSIFVNPSQFLPNEDFTKYPRNFLRDYYICKQAGVDYIFYPEDTEMYPEFYRAYVNVEELSEKLEGKYRPGHFKGVATIVLKLFNITKPHFSYFGQKDAQQVSLLKKMVNDLNLDVEIRICETMREDNGLAMSSRNTYLTDEQKSNAAVINQSLNQAKDRITDGNYYDSEDIKSEMKKTIESKSDDLSVQYVSITDNKMLDEITDLKNFNGEMLISLAVFCGKTRLIDNIVFEKT; translated from the coding sequence TTGAAAGTAATAAGGCAAATCAAGCCGATGCAGGAAATTGCCGATTATTACAGACGTACCGGCAAGACTATAGGCTTTGTTCCGACGATGGGTTTTTTGCACGAGGGGCATGTATCACTAATGCTTGCTGCAAGGGATGAATGCGACATAGTTGCTGTAAGCATATTTGTAAATCCCTCACAGTTTCTGCCAAACGAAGACTTCACGAAGTACCCGCGTAATTTCCTGAGAGACTATTACATCTGCAAACAGGCAGGGGTAGATTACATATTTTATCCCGAGGATACAGAAATGTACCCCGAGTTTTACAGAGCCTATGTAAACGTAGAGGAGCTATCTGAAAAGCTCGAAGGCAAGTACAGACCGGGGCATTTTAAGGGAGTTGCTACAATTGTATTGAAGCTATTCAACATAACAAAACCGCATTTCTCATATTTCGGACAGAAGGATGCACAGCAAGTTTCGCTGCTGAAAAAAATGGTTAACGATTTGAATCTCGACGTAGAGATTAGAATCTGCGAAACGATGCGTGAAGACAACGGATTGGCAATGAGTTCGCGGAATACATACCTTACCGATGAGCAGAAGTCTAATGCGGCGGTAATCAACCAGTCCCTTAATCAGGCAAAGGACAGAATAACAGACGGTAATTATTACGACTCAGAGGATATTAAGTCGGAAATGAAGAAAACGATAGAATCAAAATCCGATGATTTATCGGTACAGTATGTATCGATAACGGATAACAAAATGCTGGATGAGATTACCGACTTAAAAAACTTTAACGGCGAGATGCTGATTTCGCTTGCAGTATTCTGCGGTAAGACAAGGCTGATAGATAATATAGTATTCGAGAAGACATAG
- the accD gene encoding acetyl-CoA carboxylase, carboxyltransferase subunit beta has protein sequence MAWFKRSEKNILTDTPKQDLPDGMWTKCDECGEMMHKKQWESNSYTCIKCGYHFRVGSEEYFKLLFDEGTFKEFDKKMKSVDTLQFTDTKPYDKRIDETIKKTELFDSIRWGTGEINKMPAVVCAMDFSFIGGSMGGVLGEKISRAVDRCLKTKTPLIIISSSGGARMMEGGISLMQLAKISSRLAKLAEEKIPYISLITNPTTGGASASYAMQGDLNIAEPNALIGFAGPRVIKQATGKDLPKGFQRSEFLLEHGFLDLIVDRKNLKEKLAQLLKHFAG, from the coding sequence ATGGCATGGTTTAAAAGATCTGAAAAGAATATTCTTACTGACACACCGAAGCAAGACCTTCCCGACGGGATGTGGACAAAGTGCGATGAGTGCGGCGAGATGATGCACAAGAAACAGTGGGAATCAAATTCATACACTTGTATAAAATGCGGTTATCATTTCAGGGTAGGCAGCGAAGAATATTTCAAGCTTCTGTTTGACGAGGGAACATTCAAAGAATTTGACAAGAAGATGAAATCCGTTGACACGCTGCAGTTTACGGACACTAAACCATACGACAAAAGAATTGACGAGACGATTAAAAAAACCGAGCTGTTCGATTCCATAAGATGGGGAACAGGAGAAATAAACAAGATGCCTGCGGTAGTTTGTGCGATGGATTTTTCATTCATAGGCGGCAGTATGGGCGGCGTACTGGGTGAAAAAATTTCAAGAGCAGTTGACAGATGCCTTAAGACAAAAACACCTCTTATCATTATCTCATCAAGCGGCGGAGCAAGGATGATGGAAGGCGGAATATCACTCATGCAGCTCGCGAAAATTTCTTCAAGACTTGCAAAGCTTGCAGAAGAAAAAATACCTTACATATCTCTCATAACGAACCCAACTACGGGAGGAGCGAGTGCTTCTTATGCGATGCAGGGCGACCTTAACATTGCCGAGCCGAACGCACTTATCGGATTTGCAGGTCCGAGAGTAATAAAACAGGCGACCGGCAAAGATTTACCGAAGGGTTTCCAGCGCTCGGAATTCCTGCTTGAGCACGGATTCCTTGATTTAATAGTTGACAGAAAGAACCTGAAAGAAAAGCTTGCTCAGCTTTTAAAACACTTTGCAGGATAA
- the tsaB gene encoding tRNA (adenosine(37)-N6)-threonylcarbamoyltransferase complex dimerization subunit type 1 TsaB, whose protein sequence is MNILLIDTASRKIEFAYNKKSDFCILKTLDVSKNADDLVYEIKSEFDEKGFCFQDIDFIGLSNGPGSFTGLRIGSAISKAMCFATGANLIEVNSLDLIAEKYYLSNGGKAKVIPLITSGMKSGEFYYAVFENGKRITDYQTAIPKDFGKIEGLLLLNDNIVHDFPADRSTVNMFDKTNLTALYSLAVKCIKAGRISDYMTSEPFYMKQFLGNKTSEVK, encoded by the coding sequence ATGAACATATTGCTGATAGACACAGCCTCAAGAAAAATTGAATTTGCATATAACAAGAAAAGCGATTTTTGTATATTGAAAACACTCGATGTCAGCAAAAACGCTGATGACCTCGTTTATGAAATTAAATCTGAATTTGACGAGAAGGGATTTTGCTTTCAAGACATTGATTTTATAGGACTTTCAAACGGACCCGGGTCATTTACCGGTTTAAGAATTGGTTCTGCAATTTCGAAGGCAATGTGTTTTGCGACGGGTGCTAATTTGATAGAGGTTAATTCGCTGGATTTAATCGCTGAAAAGTACTACCTGAGCAATGGCGGAAAAGCTAAAGTTATACCGCTCATAACCTCGGGAATGAAATCGGGTGAGTTTTACTATGCCGTGTTTGAGAATGGTAAAAGAATAACGGATTATCAAACGGCAATACCCAAAGATTTTGGGAAGATTGAAGGTTTGCTCTTGCTTAATGATAATATCGTTCATGATTTTCCCGCGGATAGGAGTACCGTTAATATGTTTGACAAGACAAACCTGACTGCTCTATACAGTCTTGCAGTTAAGTGTATAAAAGCGGGTCGAATAAGCGATTACATGACGAGCGAACCTTTTTACATGAAACAATTTTTAGGAAATAAAACGTCAGAGGTAAAATAA